The DNA segment CACCTTTgccaaggcctcctgcctcacctACCCCGGGCAGCTCAGGTGAGAatctcctctccttctcctgctggctTTGCGCACGAAGAGCTCTCCAGTTGGGTTGGGCCAGATCtcattttgtgtgtgttaaCTTGGGGGGGGTTTCTTACTGcgagctgctgctctttccctAAACCATTCCTCCTCCCAGAAACCTGAAATTCTCTTTCCCTGCACCGTTCCTCCTCCCAAAAACCTGAAATTCTCCTTCCCTGCACCGTTCCTCCTCCCAGAAACCTGAAATTCTCTTTCCCTGAACCTTTCCTCCTCCCAGAAACCTGAAATTCTCTTTCCCTGCACCGTTCCTCCTCCCAAAAACCTGAAATTCTCTTTCCCTGCACCGTTCCTCCTCCCAGAAACCTGAAATTCTCTTTCCCTAAACCTTTCCTCCTCCCAGAAACCTGAAATTCTCTGAACCTTTCCTCCTCCCATAAAGCTGAAATTCTCTGCACCTTCCCTCCTCCCAGAAACCTGAAATCCTCTTTTTCTGCACCTTTCTTCCTCCCATAAAGCTGAAATCCTTTTTCTGCACTTTTCCCATAAATCTGAAATTCTCTGCACCTTTCCTCCTCCCAGAAATCTGAAATTCTCCTTCTCTGCACCTTTCTTCCTCCCATAAAGCTGAAATTCTTTCTCTGCACTTTTCCCATAGATCTGAAATTCTCTTCTGTTGTTGTTGTGCAtgctgagggattttttttttattgcaagctgctgctctttttctgcacttttcccataaatctgaaattcttttttgttgttgttgttgttgttgagcAGGTCTGTGTTAAACCAAGCCAGAAAGaagctccctctgctgctgcctggtttTGAAAGCATTGAGATGTCTGAGGAGTGCAGTGGGCCCTTCTCTGACATGGTAAATATTTTGTTGGGGATTGTTCAGCAGGGAGTGAAAGGtcagttgggatttttttcatctgattGACCTGCAGTGATTTCAAGTTTAGAACGATAAACTCTGCTGGGTTAGCACTGGCAAAAGACTCGGGTGGTTCTTACTCTTCCAGCATTGTAAAATTTGGGTTCCAggaatttatttgaaataattgacttttttttaagtCGTTCTCTACGTTATTTAGAGGAAGTTAATGAGTGTGGGATGGTTTTACCCTAGAAGTCACCACAGGGTGGGTTTGTGAGCCTGGAGGTTGTTCCCACAGTGCACTCAGTGTGGTTTTTGTCTGAACAGATGGAGgattcccagctggatgcaAAGATCAGTGGGATGGAGGTGAAGGTGGGACAGAGACGAGATTCAATATTGGCACAGACGAGTGAAACAAAAAACGATGGCAAAGACAAGTCCAGCAACGTGCAATCACCCCCTGCCAAGGTGAAGTGTTCCCAGAGGGGTGTCCTGGAATCCAGTCCAGCATCTCCAAGACAAAATCGGCAGTTtggtgaaatattttcctttccaactGAGGCTGCCCAGCACAGTCTGATTTAATTTTCCTGTCAGGATTCTCTGGGTGTGAgggtggcagaaaaaaaaatcctcagtccTCACTCTGGCTGGGGGCTGTGATAGATTTGGGTTTTGGGCTTGGCAGATCCTTCCCAGGGAGGGAATTGCGTCCCTCAGGAATTCCTGATTTTCAGTTCCTCTCTTTTTCCTAacccaggatttggggtttttatctTTCTGCAGTTAAAACTAGACTTTTCATCTCCTAAGACGAGAAGTGAGGCGCTTCTGGAAGAGGAGAAATCTGTTGATTTTGTGTTTATTCctccagaaacaaaaccaagaataCTGACAGAACATCAGAAAGAAGTGCTTAGGTCAAAGAGGTCTGTCATTCATTGTTTTAAAGTTAATGTCAAAAGTCATTCCTTGAGCTTGGCTTAACTTCAATTCCTTTTTCTCACAGAATGATTGAGTCTTGTTCTTCCACACAAGTTACTGAGTTTAAAGCTGAGGGAgttctttgctttgctgttttaaagcaaacaaataattcTTGCCAATTGCATTTCCTCTTTTGATTAAATGGACTCCCTCTGGTCTGTTTGGAGTTTGGGGATTTGGAGTTGCGATTTTTACTTGGTGTCTCACTTGcagtgtgaaataaaaaaaagtcttttttttttcataaattgtGGAAATGAAAGGATTGGGTGAAACAATCTGAGGAAAGGATTTCTTGAGTCAGCAGCATGTCAGGAATTAGGATATTCCCGAGATTCATCTCAATTGCAAAAGCATCTTTGGAATGATCCTCTTTTTAATGTGAGAAAATAACGTTGGGGTGTtcaggcagcagaagcagagtgaGCAGGACTTCAGTGGCAGGAACCCCTCTGGGTTGTGGTGAATTCTTTGCAGAGTGGGATCCCAATGACAGCTTGAATTCCCCAAAAATAAAGATGTCGTGCAGCTGAAAATGAATTCCAGAGAAGAGCCTGACTCACATTCCTGGTGTTGTTGCAGAGATGATATTCCTGCCATGTACAACAACTTGGATGCATCCCAGGACACCCCCTCACTTTCCCAGTACACCCAGAGCCAGGAGGATTCTTTGTAAGTGAAAATGCCCAGTGGTGGTCCTTAAAGGTGTCTCCTTGGGCAGCAACACTGATGTCAGTAATTCTCTTTTAGGGAAGTACCGCCTTCTGTAGAAAATGCCAAAGGAGACACTGCAGACCAGCCTCAGGTAATGTCCTATTGTCTGATGGTGATTAAAGTAGAATTTCTGCCATAATAGAGAGGTTTTGTGGTTTGTTCTCCACTCTCAGCACCAAGCGAGAGAAAATTCAGCaccactgcagtgctgtgtcctgctTTATGTCCTTTATTCCTGACAGGCCCAGTCACTGGGTGTTTGAATTCAAAATGGGAGGTTTTGTGTGAGCAGTTTCTGGTCACTCCTGtacctgtgctgccacaatgtTTCATCAGGGCAAAGATTGTAAACCCTGAATTCTTTTTAGGGGAGGAGTTCctgaacagctgctgctgtgctaaCCGggtaaaacacagcaaaacttCCAAACATTTTTTGGAGTTCTTTGGTTTGGAATTAAGTGGCTttaagaaaaaccccaaaaaactggTGCAACTCTTCCATTTGATTCCTAGGACAAAGATTGTGCTGTTGGTGTTCtgggacaggaggagaaggcGGGGAGTGAAGGATGTCACTCAGAGGagagcccagcctgcagcagcgAGGGGGAGGCCAACAACGAGACAGCCGAGATGGTCCCAGAGGAAACATCCACTGGGGAGGGATTGGAGACAACTTCTATGGAGGCAGCTTCCCAGGAGCCCTCAGCAGAGAAGGAGGACACCTCAGATGTCACCAGCTCAGCTTCCAGTGACATCATCTCTGGCACCCCCCAGCCCGCGAGCCGGCGCCAGTCCTTCATCACCCTGGAGAAATTcggggctgcagagggcaggcCCTTCAGCCCAGCCCCACTGAGCTCTGTGTTAGAGCTGCCTGGGACTGCTCCTGGGGCAGCCACTCGGGAAAACACCAGTGGCAGCAAAGGCCCTGCTAAAGCAGAGAAAtctgcagaggaaaataaaaatgcaccGAAGCGTGAGCCTGGGGCCGTGCGCAGGGTGaccaggaggcagagcaggatggagctgcaggggaATAAATCCAAGCTCCAGGGCAGGTCAGAGGAGTCCCTGGCCTGTGACAGCCTGGAAGGCAGTGCTGAGCTGGCCTCTGCAGTGGAGGACGTGCAGCTGAGCCAGGCCCAGGCTCTGCCCTCCGCGGAGACGGAGATCCAGAAAGCCGAGGATGCGGTCCCAGAAATGGAAAAGGTCCAGGAGCTGGACATGGACTCGAAGGAAAACACCCccccagacagcagcagctgctctgagcaggccCCCGgggatgacagccaggtgccAGCAGTGTCCCCTCACCAGAAGCAGCTCCGGCGTTCCTCCAGGAGACGCTCCGAGACTCTGGAGAGCTCCTCGGGGAGCCAGGAGAAGGAGGATGGGGTCCCAAAGAGAGAcaggaggaaagaggaggagaaagctGGGCAGAAGAGGCTGTCACAGGGGAAGGGAGATGGATCccaaaagcagaaaggaattcctgggaaaacaacagaaagcacgaaggagagcagccaggctgagaGAGTGGCGGAGGAGTGGAGCTCCAAGGATGAggaggggagcagaggaggcaggagagcagaggaTTCCCCCAGGGCCGAGGGGGAAGGTCAGGGCAgcctcagcactgcagggcagAAGGTGGAGCGCCCACGCTACCACACCAGGAGATCTTCCCAAGGTTTGCTGTCCAGCATAGAAAACTCTGAGGCTGACAGCTCTGAGGGCAAGGAGGACAGCaccaagaagagaaaaagcataAAAGTGAGGAGTAGAAGCAGTTCTCTGGAAGGTAAATTGAaagagggacaggcagggagccAGGGCCTTGAGGGATCTCCCCAGGGAAATGAAACCAAGAGTCCACTGGAGGCAAATCTGGGTGATCCTGAGGTCAGCACgggtgctgcagtgccagctgagCCAGCTGGCCTGGAGCACCAggaaattcctgcagctgctggagaagctgtgggGTCTGGCAGCTCTGAGAATGAAGGTGCTCTGAAGGACACCAGCGTGGAGCAAAACAAGGGTGATGCCCCCATGGAGTCACTCGACAGCCCCTGTGTGCCTGAGCAggatgggagagcagcagaggagaacAGTCAGGAGGAGAAGCAAACCAGCCCGgggggctgtgcagcagcagcaaatgcttCAGGTGCTGAGCCCTCCTCTGTGCAGAGCCACGAGTGTCAGAGCAAGAGGAgcaaaagggtgaaaaaaatcaagagctgtgactgctgctttaaaaaaccaaagcagCAGGTGACTGAATCAAAGTCCCCTGAGACAAAAGAGGAGAAAGCTCCTGGGCTGGAGGAGCCTGAGGCCACCCCAGTGCAGACAGCTGGGAATGTTTCTGGTCACTTGGATCTGGAGGAGAGCTTGGCCCTGGCTCCGTGTGGGATGAGCACTCCATTGCACCCTCCCAAGGAACCCAGCACCTTCAGCTTGGAAAGCCAGGGAGTGGCTCTGGAAAACCTGGAGGGGAGCAGTGTGGTGGTGAAGGAGGAGAATCCAGAGGGTTCGGCATCTGAAACCACCGAGTCCATGGAGGAAATAGAGGAGCCTGCTGAGCAGAAGGAGCAGATGGAGGAGGTTCTACCCAAGAGTgttcctgcagagcccagggagagctgcctggACCCAGGGGACCAAGGGgaagagccagcagctgcagaaaaggaagaaataaggGAAAATGGACAACTGGAAGAGGTGCCTGAGGAGGAGCTGAGCGCTGACAGCAAACCTGAGGAAAAGGAGATGAAGGAGCTGGAAGGAAATCGGGAGGATACAGGAGAAGCTGAGAACTCTGCTGGAGAAACTTGTGTTGTTCCAGGCGAAGAGATGAAGGATGAGGTGGTGGAATGTGAAATAAAAGTGCCTGAGAACGTGGCCTTGGCAAACACGAGCGTGGATTCCCCTCTGAAGGTGGAAGGGGACCCCCAGGTGCAGGTGGCTGAAAGCCCCACCAGCCTCCAGGCCCGCTGCACATGGTCCCCCTCAGCCTCCCCCTCCACCAGCATCCTCAAGAGAGGGGTCAAaaggagccaggaggatgattCCCTGTCACCTGCCAATAAGGTATTCCATGGGAACTGTGTggtgctcagcacagctggggtGAGGAGCTGTAGTCATTCCAGATAGGTTGAATTACTGGTTTGCATTGAGAGTAATCTTAGAGAAAAGGAGAGGTTTGGGGTTGGGATGTGCCAGCACTGACAGGTTTGCATTGTGAGGGTCTGTTCTGCCTGGACCACTGCAAAACCAGGAGCAGCATCCCCAGGGTTGTACGCAGAGATTCCTTTGGGAATCCTCACAGCCTCTCCTTGGCTAAAACATTCCCTGTGTCGTTCAAGAAATTCAGTGGTTCCAAACTgaatgtttttttggttttttttttttggtctctgaCTTTACCAAGCTGTGCTGGGTTGAGTTCCCACTCTAAAccctccttctctcctcccCAGATCCGTCGAGTCTCTTTTgcaaatcccattttccaggAGGGCCTGGCAGACGACATTGACAGGAGGAGTCCTGTCATCAGATCCCATTCCTCACCCTCTTCCAGGAGTCTGAAAATCCTCTCTAACATGCAGGTCAGGGTAAATCCTGTTACAGTATTCTGTGGCATAAGCATTTGTGTGTTTATCGTGAGCAGCATGACTTTGGTGCATGTTTGTAGTCCCTTACACACAGTTGTAAGAGCTGGGGTTCAGAAGTGTAAGAAACAAAACTGCTTCAGCATGACTCGTTCTGTTACTCTGAACTCAAGTGAACTCTGAGGTTTCAGGGGCTAAAATCTCACTATTAACTGAATTCCTGCTGTTAACTGAATTCCTACCATTAACTGAATTCCTACCACCCtgagatgtttttttcctctttttctatCCAGCACATTACCACTCCAACCAAAGGATTTCTGTCCCCAGGATCTCGTACCCTTAAATTTAAGAGCTCAAAGAAGTGCTTAGTAAGAAGTGCTTTGGTTCATGTTtctcttctatttattttctcctctcttcaGTGTGTGACAGTTAACTTAATACTCCCCCTGTGTTATCCCAGATCACAGAGATGGCCAAGGAATCCCTGCCGTGCCTTACGGAATTCGTGTATCCTGCCTTGGCTGGCTGCAAAGCCCCTGTGGATGTCATTTTACCTCAGATCACATCCAACATCTGGTGAGTGATTCCTGCTTTTGAAGGTGACATTTCAGTAGAAACCGAGTTCTTACTGAACCCACAAACCTGTAATTTTGGCCAGAATTCTTTAAAAGGATTGGGGTTGGTTGGGTGAGGAGGAGACTTGACTCTTGGAATTCTTTTTTGATGACTGAAAAGGTCCCCCCGAGGATGGGGAGtttgtgcagggccaggggttggattgatgatcctgtgggtcccttccactCGGGATTTTCCCTGATTCTGTGCCAGTAACTTgttttccctgccctgctgcagtgccagaggCCTGGGGCAGCTCATCCGAGCCAAGAACATCAAGACCGTGGGAGATCTGAGCACCCTGACAGCTCTGGAAATCAAAACTCTGCCCATCCGCTCCCCCAAAGTCTCCAATGTCAAAAGAGCTCTGAAAGGATACCATGAGCAGCAGGTAAAGTTGAATTTTAGCACCCAGGAAGGCCAATACTGATCTCGTGAACTGCAGGAGGAATGATGTGGTTTTTTCCTGTATTAAAAACAGCACTTCCAAACCTGATCCCTGCCTGCCTCAGTACCACAAAGCTAACAGCTTGGTTAAATTATTATGCATGGGAAAAGGGATTGGATTTATTATGAGGCTAAAGTATACCTCACTGTgtaatgtaaatttttttttcttttttcctttcgatctgaaaaaatgttttctctccCCAAAAAATGCCCAGGTGAAATCTCGAGCGTTGGAGGAAAGCTCAGTGCCTGAAGATGCTGAAAAGCCTGGGAATGATGTGGAGGAAAAACCTCTGGGTGGAGACGAGGAAAAACTTGCAGCAGGTACCTGCTGGTGgtgttttgctttgggtttgGAGGGTTCTGCTGTCCTGTCTGCCattctctcctggtgggaacACCTcatccttttgtttttatttattggGTTTAGTTTTACTCTCGCAATCACGATCAAACCCTGAGGAAGGTAGGGTGGGGTGCCTTTGCTGGGAATGTTTCCTGTGGAATAAATACTTGCTCAGAGATGTGATTTTGTACAAAACCAGCTGCAATTCTGCTTGGATTTTCCTGCATTCTCTCCTTTCAGATTTGGTGGAAGGCGCCACGAGCAGCGAGCAGCCCCCGGTGGATCTCCTGGGGCAGATCCAGGCTCTGGCTGCCCAGCTGAGCTCAGAAGATCTCCATGGCTATTCTGGCAGGCAGCTCTTTGAGATGCAGGAGAAGCTGGCAGGGATGGCCTCGTGCATCCTGAGGAACCTGCAGGCTCGCTGGCGCTCCCCTCCCCACCAGGGCCCCGAGtagctgcagctcctggggaggACTTGGGTACAGCACTTGTCCCCCcacttgttttccttcctgctaGGTTACTCCTGAAATCTGCATTTTGTGCTCTAAGATGTTTTTTAACACCTCCATAAATTTACtatctttttgggttttggttattgttggttttttgtttttttcttttttctttttaattttttttgttgtttttcttttttttccccctaatttgTGGGACTGTTTCTTCCCTGGCAGAGGTGTTTTTGCTATGCATCTGCCTTTCAGGCAGTGAAACAAAACCTGACAAAGCTGTGCAATAGCAAAGACTgtgaaaaaccaaaccaagagagtaattaaattatttccttttttcaaaCCCAAAGTGTTCTTACTGCTGCAAACTCTTGCTGTGGGGTgagagctgccagctctgtcCCCCTCCTACCCCAGCTGGTTCCTTTGGAGCTGCTGAACTCTGGCAGCACCTGTGAGCTAAGCTGGGCTTCATTCCTTCCAGCAGGAGCCTGGGATTTGTACTGGATctatttttccatgtatttttgtACAATTCAAGATGAGGAGTGCTGAGGAAATGTGCTTGTACAGGAGAAAGACTCTGCAGAGCCTCCCAggcttttggtttgtttgtttgtttgtttgtttgtttgtttgtttgtttttcatgggGAAATGGATGAGTTGGACAAGAGCTCTTTGTATATTGTGTACAGACTCACAGCAGATATTGGGTAATAATTTATGGAGTTTAACTGCATGGACTGCAATGCTGCTTCTTGGAGACCTTCGGCCAGAATTCCCAGgtttttccctctggaattctGATCTGTATATATGGGACTGTAGCTGTCCAGATGGGTGTTTATTGAAAGGAACTGCTGCGGGTGGTTTTAGAACTTCTATATGGGCAAATAAAAGAGCAGATAGTTCCCAGACGTGGTCATGGCTTGGTGCTTTCTGGGCTTTTTGTCCTCAGCTTCCCCTGGAATTTGGGTTCCCGAGGCTGAGAGGGACCTTGGAATGCCATCAGTGCAGGTCCTCGAGGACAGGGTGGGATCTGCTCTGCAAAGCCCCTGAGTGTTTTTTGCACTGTTTGTGTCTCCTGGAgaagagggacaggacaaacaGCCTGGGGCTGTAAGAGGAAGCTCTGTgggttttcttgcttttctgagAAGTTGTTTTggttccagctctgcctccttaGGAGAGTTCAGCTTTACAATCCCATGCCCTGGACAGGGAAGGATGTTCCTGATGCAGGGAAAGGGTTGGAatcccagttcccagtgctggcacCCCTGGGTCCTGCCTTGGGGAAGGACATTTCCCTTCCAGGCTGCCTCTGCTGGCAATTCCCTCTGAACTCTCCACTCCTCAGGGGCTCCCCGCTGTTCACCTGGATTTACTCTTTAGATAGAGACACAGTAGCCGGGGATTTTTATTCCCTTCGTTGCCCTTGAGTGGCTGCTGCGGTAgatgaagcaaaagaaaatgatGCTCAAGTGTGAAATAACCCCAGGTCTTggtccttcccttcctcagTAATTTGTGGGATGAATTCCCTCTTCCAGCACCACGGAACCCATCCACTACTGCAGAAACCTCAGCTTTATTCATCACTAATTTACAAGAAATCACAGCTCTTGCCCCCAGAACAATTGCAGAACACATTCATGAGAGCTCAGCAAGCGGGAGGAGAGGGGCTGGTTGCTTTTCCCTCCCCAGATAAATTGGTTTGAAATACAAAGCTTAAATGGAAAAGAGATCCAAACATTTTAGAACAGCCCAGAAAAATTCTCTCTCTGTGGGAGAATTCATCAGgtactctgtgtgtgtgttagtCTTGGAATTTTGGAGGTGTCTAGTGTCTTGCGTTTGAAATCCCAGGCACCATTTGGGAGTGTCTGGCACTGGGAGAAAGGCAGGATGTGAAAATTCCAGGTGTGTTTTGCTCTGCAGTTATTTCTTTTGTGGCTGAGGGGGCCAGGAGGTGCTGAGAGAAGGGTCCCAGCCCCAGGATCGGTGTCCCAGCCCCAGGATCGGTGTCCCAGCCCCCGGGATCGGTGTCCCAGCCCCAGGATCGGTGTCCCAGCCCCGGGGCCGGCTGGGCTCACACGGCCTCCACGTAGTTAGCCGGCAGCATGCCGGTCTTGCCGGTTCTCTGCACGGTGCCGTACATCCAGCCCTCGTCGATGGCCTGCACGTTGACAATGGTGTCCCCGTCCTTGAAGGACACCTCGTCCGCATCCGCTGCTGTGTAATCGTACATGGCCCGGAACGTCTTctgcagggacacggggacacggtCAAAGCCTTGCCGGGGACGGCAGGGACGCACCCTGACATGGCCTGGAATGGCTTCTGAAGGGACACGGGGAAGTGGTCAAACCCTGACATGGCTCAGAACCTCTTCTGTGGGGACACAAGGGCCACGGTCACACCCTGGCAGGGGACAGAACCTCCTCTGaagggacacagggatgtggTGAAAGCCTTGCAGGGGACAGAAGGGTCGTGGTCACACCCTGACACAGCTCAGAACCTCTTCAGAAGGGACATGGTCAAACCATGATATGGCTCAGAACATCTtctgcagggacagaagggacacagagggacatAGGGACATGGTGAAAGCCTTGTAGGGGACAGAATGTCTTAAGGGACACAAAAGACAGACGGGATGTGGTCACACCCTGACATGGGGCAGAAtgtcctctgcagggacaccaAGAGTCACCAAGGGACATGGTCAAACCCCAGCAGCCAAAGAGGGGACACCAAGGGACATGGTCAAGGTCTGGCACGGCCCTGAACACCTGGTGCCAGGGCCAGAGGGGACAAGCTCaaactccagggatgggaactggTGTCACAGCAGGGTCTGGCTGCTCCTTCCATCTCCTGGCTGTGgattctcctccctccctgagcCCCTGGGGTCCCTGAGTGTGCTGCTGCCCCCCGGCCTGAGCAGCGTCCTGGGCCGCTCGTGGGCACCGTCAGCTCCGAGTGTCACCTCGAAGCTGTTCCCTCCCAGCAGGTTTTGGGTGATGCCATTCCCACTGTCCTTTCCTCCAGAGGCAATCTCGGAATGAGAGCTTCTCCCACTCCCACGTGTTCAAGGGTTGAGTAGGAAGAAGGGCTCATTCAGAATTTCCAAGTGATGATCAAAAATTTCCAAGTGATGATTAAAGATTTCCTCGTGCTAACTCAGAGTATCCAAGTGCTAACCCAAAATTTCCAGGTGC comes from the Cinclus cinclus chromosome 9, bCinCin1.1, whole genome shotgun sequence genome and includes:
- the RIF1 gene encoding telomere-associated protein RIF1, with the translated sequence MSAPGPDRDPGPGRDPAAPDPAHPEPSAGSSLGSLLHTLEDPAAPPGELTDAHLTIVSRFTGEGGKAFTADVRKHFPQLCKVFKAHISSPNLELSNAALQALGFCTFNSSNTAELSGTEAQELLAAVNSVAVKCSDKNTRTRALWVISKQAFPPEIVQKEVSSVLSTLETILAKGEVQSVVVEYEAVNVIIRLVEQAPSQMAEEAVRWAKLVLPLVVHSAPKVQLRGATALEMGMPLLLQRQHEVAAVTEHLMSTKLISELQKLFSAKNETFVLKLWPLFVRLLGKTLHRSGSFINSLLQLEELGFRSGSPVVKKIAFIAWKSLIDNFALNPDILCSAKRLKLLMQPLSSIHVRTEALALTKLEVWWYLLVRLGPHLPSNFEQVCVPLIQSTLSVDPAAALPGTPSRPSNPNLSSATPGQKSGPFPFGSPGTPRLAPSSSGAALPFPSIQTLGVEMLLHFLRGPRALQFAKHNSLVLSLEPLQHPLISSPSFFCKHASTLINAVQDGFVAVGKEVPDCLLNVIWKDITGFVKAAIEAGNKKEKQGSEMLTMLLQALKNTVRSNSLPAHKILSLIDITVKELPPKVLGSPAYQVADMDLLNGTPALFLIQLPFHENLLECCVTDERLLPVLAALVGSALSGPRSALAFAQALLGLAARSAACLRQERLCRLWSLLVGPLTDWIRQNNEVNQGDALEHNFSAVYSALLLPVFHIFPTQGLPQPTLKSLLRSWSDLYRVFARCAALVATAEENLCCEELCAKILSGLEGETPVVFSMLEGLTHLVSVMVDCINFAPYGTKFQPKNRSPQTPTEWAKKKKEPLGKLSSLFKLLLLLLNSFHEFSCQEVHAESLISLGPSLLAALRSIFSHISLPSLLGVTLELFSKPLVVFYEKNKLPEVPKVYSSLNSKLEELLAELLQCLQCHCPGSCDSQLLQQLGPVLCVALQHRSRHVRRQGAQLWNCTFAKASCLTYPGQLRSVLNQARKKLPLLLPGFESIEMSEECSGPFSDMMEDSQLDAKISGMEVKVGQRRDSILAQTSETKNDGKDKSSNVQSPPAKLKLDFSSPKTRSEALLEEEKSVDFVFIPPETKPRILTEHQKEVLRSKRDDIPAMYNNLDASQDTPSLSQYTQSQEDSLEVPPSVENAKGDTADQPQDKDCAVGVLGQEEKAGSEGCHSEESPACSSEGEANNETAEMVPEETSTGEGLETTSMEAASQEPSAEKEDTSDVTSSASSDIISGTPQPASRRQSFITLEKFGAAEGRPFSPAPLSSVLELPGTAPGAATRENTSGSKGPAKAEKSAEENKNAPKREPGAVRRVTRRQSRMELQGNKSKLQGRSEESLACDSLEGSAELASAVEDVQLSQAQALPSAETEIQKAEDAVPEMEKVQELDMDSKENTPPDSSSCSEQAPGDDSQVPAVSPHQKQLRRSSRRRSETLESSSGSQEKEDGVPKRDRRKEEEKAGQKRLSQGKGDGSQKQKGIPGKTTESTKESSQAERVAEEWSSKDEEGSRGGRRAEDSPRAEGEGQGSLSTAGQKVERPRYHTRRSSQGLLSSIENSEADSSEGKEDSTKKRKSIKVRSRSSSLEGKLKEGQAGSQGLEGSPQGNETKSPLEANLGDPEVSTGAAVPAEPAGLEHQEIPAAAGEAVGSGSSENEGALKDTSVEQNKGDAPMESLDSPCVPEQDGRAAEENSQEEKQTSPGGCAAAANASGAEPSSVQSHECQSKRSKRVKKIKSCDCCFKKPKQQVTESKSPETKEEKAPGLEEPEATPVQTAGNVSGHLDLEESLALAPCGMSTPLHPPKEPSTFSLESQGVALENLEGSSVVVKEENPEGSASETTESMEEIEEPAEQKEQMEEVLPKSVPAEPRESCLDPGDQGEEPAAAEKEEIRENGQLEEVPEEELSADSKPEEKEMKELEGNREDTGEAENSAGETCVVPGEEMKDEVVECEIKVPENVALANTSVDSPLKVEGDPQVQVAESPTSLQARCTWSPSASPSTSILKRGVKRSQEDDSLSPANKIRRVSFANPIFQEGLADDIDRRSPVIRSHSSPSSRSLKILSNMQVRHITTPTKGFLSPGSRTLKFKSSKKCLITEMAKESLPCLTEFVYPALAGCKAPVDVILPQITSNICARGLGQLIRAKNIKTVGDLSTLTALEIKTLPIRSPKVSNVKRALKGYHEQQVKSRALEESSVPEDAEKPGNDVEEKPLGGDEEKLAADLVEGATSSEQPPVDLLGQIQALAAQLSSEDLHGYSGRQLFEMQEKLAGMASCILRNLQARWRSPPHQGPE